Proteins from one Streptomyces sp. NBC_00390 genomic window:
- a CDS encoding helix-turn-helix transcriptional regulator: protein MKNVGEAPREELATGEHSTRNRVARSILDHGPSTVADLAGRLGLTQAAVRRHLDSLVSENVVEPREQRVYGARTRGRPAKVFALTDCGRDAFDQSYDVLAVDALRWIEQNAGGEAAVAAFARDRIEAQAVAYQAAIDAAAPEGRTEALAKALSVDGYAATARSAPVGEQLCQHHCPVAHAAEQYPQLCEAETEVFSRLLGTHVQRLATIAHGDGVCTTFIPRSTTQTTPSASASTAGRNPA, encoded by the coding sequence GTGAAAAACGTTGGCGAGGCTCCCCGAGAGGAACTCGCGACCGGTGAGCACTCGACGCGCAACCGGGTCGCGCGCTCCATCCTGGACCACGGTCCGTCCACGGTGGCCGATCTCGCCGGCCGCCTCGGGCTCACCCAGGCAGCCGTCCGGCGCCATCTCGACTCCCTCGTCTCGGAGAATGTGGTGGAGCCCCGCGAGCAGCGGGTCTACGGCGCCCGCACCCGCGGGCGGCCCGCCAAGGTGTTCGCGCTCACCGACTGCGGCCGGGACGCCTTCGACCAGTCGTACGACGTGCTGGCCGTCGACGCCCTGCGCTGGATCGAGCAGAACGCCGGAGGGGAAGCGGCCGTCGCCGCCTTCGCCCGGGACCGCATCGAGGCCCAGGCCGTCGCCTACCAGGCCGCGATCGACGCCGCCGCCCCCGAGGGGCGCACCGAAGCGCTGGCCAAGGCCCTGAGCGTCGACGGGTACGCTGCTACTGCGCGTAGCGCACCGGTCGGCGAGCAGCTCTGCCAGCATCACTGCCCCGTCGCCCACGCGGCCGAGCAGTACCCGCAACTGTGCGAGGCGGAGACCGAGGTCTTCTCGCGGCTGCTCGGAACGCATGTGCAGCGGCTGGCCACCATCGCCCACGGCGACGGAGTGTGCACCACGTTCATTCCGCGCAGCACCACACAGACCACCCCATCAGCATCTGCAAGTACGGCCGGGAGGAACCCCGCATGA
- the sufC gene encoding Fe-S cluster assembly ATPase SufC: MATLEIRDLHVSVEAENGPREILKGVDLTVKQGETHAIMGPNGSGKSTLAYSIAGHPKYTITSGTVTLDGEDVLEMSVDERARAGMFLAMQYPVEVPGVSVSNFLRTSATAVRGEAPKLRTWVKEVKSAMEQLQMDPAFAERNVNEGFSGGEKKRHEILQLELLKPKIAILDETDSGLDVDALRQVSDGVNRVRETGEVGTLLITHYTRILRYIKPDFVHVFANGRIAESGGAELADKLEAEGYEAYTKGGVSA, translated from the coding sequence ATGGCAACGCTTGAAATCCGCGACCTGCACGTTTCCGTCGAGGCCGAGAACGGCCCCCGGGAGATCCTCAAGGGCGTCGACCTGACCGTGAAGCAGGGCGAGACCCACGCCATCATGGGCCCCAACGGCTCCGGCAAGTCGACCCTCGCCTACTCCATCGCGGGCCACCCCAAGTACACGATCACCAGTGGCACCGTGACCCTGGACGGCGAGGACGTCCTGGAGATGTCCGTCGACGAGCGCGCCCGCGCCGGCATGTTCCTGGCCATGCAGTACCCGGTCGAGGTCCCCGGCGTCTCGGTCTCCAACTTCCTGCGCACCTCCGCCACCGCCGTGCGCGGCGAGGCCCCCAAGCTGCGTACCTGGGTGAAGGAGGTCAAGTCCGCCATGGAGCAGCTCCAGATGGACCCGGCCTTCGCCGAGCGCAATGTGAACGAGGGCTTCTCCGGCGGTGAGAAGAAGCGCCACGAGATCCTTCAGCTCGAGCTGCTCAAGCCGAAGATCGCGATCCTGGACGAGACCGACTCCGGCCTGGACGTGGACGCCCTGCGCCAGGTTTCCGACGGCGTCAACCGTGTCCGTGAGACCGGCGAGGTCGGCACCCTGCTGATCACGCACTACACGCGCATCCTGCGCTACATCAAGCCCGACTTCGTGCACGTGTTCGCGAACGGCCGTATCGCCGAGTCCGGCGGCGCCGAGCTCGCCGACAAGCTCGAGGCCGAGGGCTACGAGGCTTACACGAAGGGTGGCGTATCCGCGTGA
- the sufB gene encoding Fe-S cluster assembly protein SufB, producing MTLPTETAHPELEGLGTYEFGWADSDAAGAAAKRGLSEEVVRDISAKKNEPEWMLKLRLKGLRLFDKKPMPSWGSDLSGIDFDNIKYFVRSTEQQAASWEELPEDIKNTYDKLGIPEAEKQRLVAGVAAQYESEVVYHQIREDLEEQGVIFLDTDTALKEHPELFQEYFGTVIPVGDNKFASLNSAVWSGGSFIYVPKGVQVDIPLQAYFRINTENMGQFERTLIIVDEDAYVHYVEGCTAPIYSSDSLHSAVVEIIVKKGGRCRYTTIQNWSNNVYNLVTKRAVAYEGATMEWVDGNIGSKVTMKYPAVYLMGEHAKGETLSIAFAGEGQHQDAGAKMVHMAPNTSSNIVSKSVARGGGRTSYRGLIEIGEGAPGAKSNVLCDALLVDTISRSDTYPYVDVREDDVSMGHEATVSKVSEDQLFYLMSRGLTEFEAMAMIVRGFVEPIAKELPMEYALELNRLIELQMEGAVG from the coding sequence ATGACTCTCCCCACGGAGACTGCCCACCCCGAACTCGAGGGTCTGGGTACGTACGAATTCGGCTGGGCCGACTCCGACGCGGCCGGCGCGGCAGCCAAGCGCGGCCTGTCCGAGGAGGTCGTCCGCGACATCTCCGCGAAGAAGAACGAGCCGGAGTGGATGCTGAAGCTGCGGCTCAAGGGTCTGCGGCTGTTCGACAAGAAGCCGATGCCGAGCTGGGGCTCCGACCTGTCGGGCATCGACTTCGACAACATCAAGTACTTCGTCCGCTCCACCGAGCAGCAGGCCGCCTCCTGGGAGGAGCTGCCCGAGGACATCAAGAACACGTACGACAAGCTGGGCATCCCGGAGGCGGAGAAGCAGCGCCTGGTCGCCGGTGTCGCCGCGCAGTACGAGTCCGAGGTCGTCTACCACCAGATCCGTGAGGACCTGGAGGAGCAGGGCGTCATCTTCCTCGACACCGACACCGCGCTCAAGGAGCACCCGGAGCTCTTCCAGGAGTACTTCGGCACGGTCATCCCCGTCGGCGACAACAAGTTCGCCTCGCTGAACTCGGCCGTGTGGTCCGGCGGATCGTTCATCTACGTGCCCAAGGGTGTCCAGGTGGACATCCCGCTGCAGGCCTACTTCCGCATCAACACGGAGAACATGGGCCAGTTCGAGCGGACGCTGATCATCGTCGACGAGGACGCCTACGTCCACTACGTCGAGGGCTGCACCGCCCCGATCTACTCCTCGGACTCGCTGCACAGCGCCGTCGTCGAGATCATCGTCAAGAAGGGCGGCCGCTGCCGCTACACGACCATCCAGAACTGGTCGAACAACGTCTACAACCTGGTCACCAAGCGCGCCGTGGCGTACGAGGGCGCGACCATGGAGTGGGTCGACGGCAACATCGGCTCCAAGGTCACCATGAAGTACCCGGCCGTCTACCTGATGGGCGAGCACGCCAAGGGCGAGACGCTGTCCATCGCCTTCGCGGGCGAGGGCCAGCACCAGGACGCCGGCGCCAAGATGGTCCACATGGCCCCGAACACGTCCTCCAACATCGTCTCCAAGTCGGTGGCGCGAGGCGGCGGCCGTACCTCTTACCGCGGTCTGATCGAGATCGGTGAGGGCGCCCCGGGCGCGAAGTCCAACGTGCTGTGTGACGCTCTGCTGGTCGACACCATTTCCCGTTCCGACACCTACCCGTACGTCGACGTCCGCGAGGACGACGTCTCCATGGGTCACGAGGCCACCGTCTCCAAGGTCTCCGAGGACCAGCTCTTCTACCTGATGAGCCGCGGTCTGACCGAGTTCGAGGCGATGGCGATGATCGTGCGCGGCTTCGTCGAGCCGATCGCGAAGGAACTCCCCATGGAGTACGCGCTGGAGCTCAACCGGCTGATCGAGCTGCAGATGGAGGGCGCGGTGGGCTAG
- a CDS encoding non-heme iron oxygenase ferredoxin subunit — MAFVKACALSELEEDTPRRVELDGTPVSVVRTEGEVFAIHDICSHANVSLSEGEVEDCQIECWLHGSSFDLRTGKPSGLPATRPVPVYPVKIEGDDVLVSITQES, encoded by the coding sequence ATGGCCTTCGTCAAAGCCTGTGCGCTGAGCGAGCTGGAGGAGGACACCCCCAGGCGGGTGGAACTCGACGGCACGCCGGTGTCCGTGGTGCGCACCGAGGGCGAGGTGTTCGCGATCCACGACATCTGCTCGCACGCGAACGTCTCCCTCTCCGAGGGCGAGGTGGAGGACTGCCAGATCGAGTGCTGGCTGCACGGCTCCAGCTTCGACCTGCGCACCGGCAAGCCGTCGGGCCTGCCCGCGACGCGCCCCGTCCCCGTATACCCCGTAAAGATCGAAGGGGACGATGTGCTCGTCTCCATCACCCAGGAGTCCTGA
- the sufD gene encoding Fe-S cluster assembly protein SufD: MAEAQNIPVGSTTAGSIAVAAESTVATRMSAPPSFDVADFPVPHGREEEWRFTPLERLAGLHDGTAVASGDGVKIAIEAPEGVTVETVGRDDERVGKAGIPVDRVAAQAYSSFEKASVVTVAKEAVLTEPIRIAVHGEGGTAFGHQVIELGAFAEAVVVIDHTGDAVLAANVDYILGDGAKLTVVCVQDWDDKAVHVAQHNALVGRDASFKSIVVTFGGDLVRLHPRVAYAGTGGEAELFGLYFTDAGQHQEHRLLVDHNTPHCKSNVAYKGALQGDAAHAVWIGDVLIEAKAEGTDTYEMNRNLVLTDGARVDSVPNLEIETGEIVGAGHASATGRFDDEQLFYLMARGIPESEARRLVVRGFFAELVQQIGLPDVEERLIAKIEAELEAAV, encoded by the coding sequence ATGGCTGAGGCTCAGAACATCCCGGTGGGCTCCACCACCGCCGGCTCGATCGCGGTGGCCGCCGAGTCGACCGTCGCCACCCGTATGAGTGCGCCCCCGTCCTTCGATGTGGCGGACTTCCCGGTCCCGCACGGCCGCGAGGAGGAGTGGCGCTTCACGCCGCTGGAGCGCCTCGCCGGTCTGCACGACGGCACCGCGGTCGCATCCGGCGACGGAGTCAAGATCGCCATCGAGGCCCCCGAGGGCGTCACCGTCGAGACCGTCGGCCGTGACGACGAGCGGGTCGGCAAGGCCGGAATCCCGGTGGACCGGGTCGCCGCCCAGGCGTACTCCTCCTTCGAGAAGGCCTCGGTCGTCACCGTGGCCAAGGAGGCCGTGCTCACCGAGCCGATCCGGATCGCGGTGCACGGCGAGGGCGGCACCGCCTTCGGCCACCAGGTCATCGAGCTCGGCGCGTTCGCCGAGGCCGTCGTGGTCATCGACCACACCGGCGACGCGGTGCTCGCCGCCAACGTCGACTACATCCTCGGCGACGGCGCGAAGCTCACCGTCGTCTGTGTCCAGGACTGGGACGACAAGGCCGTCCATGTCGCCCAGCACAACGCGCTGGTCGGCCGGGACGCCTCTTTCAAGTCCATCGTGGTCACCTTCGGCGGCGACCTCGTACGGCTCCACCCGCGCGTCGCGTACGCCGGCACCGGCGGCGAGGCCGAGCTGTTCGGTCTGTACTTCACCGACGCCGGCCAGCACCAGGAGCACCGCCTGCTGGTCGACCACAACACTCCGCACTGCAAGTCGAACGTCGCCTACAAGGGCGCGCTGCAGGGCGATGCCGCGCACGCCGTGTGGATCGGTGACGTGCTCATCGAGGCCAAGGCCGAGGGCACCGACACCTACGAGATGAACCGCAACCTCGTCCTCACGGACGGCGCGCGCGTCGACTCCGTGCCGAATCTGGAGATCGAGACCGGCGAGATCGTCGGCGCCGGTCACGCGAGCGCCACCGGCCGCTTCGACGACGAGCAGCTGTTCTACCTCATGGCCCGCGGTATCCCGGAGAGCGAGGCACGCCGTCTCGTCGTGCGCGGCTTCTTCGCCGAGCTGGTCCAGCAGATCGGCCTCCCGGATGTCGAGGAGCGCCTGATCGCCAAGATCGAGGCGGAGCTGGAGGCGGCCGTCTGA